A window from Sphingopyxis alaskensis RB2256 encodes these proteins:
- a CDS encoding XrtA/PEP-CTERM system amidotransferase, translating to MCGIAGIYHLETAKPVDPARLRAMLQPMQHRGPDGSGEWTAPGVGLAHLRLSIIDIAGSPQPMASDDEAVTLTYNGEIYNFRELRAELEDRGHRFRTSGDTEVIIAAWRQWGPECLSRLNGMFAFAIHDHARGCLFLARDRLGVKPLHYARLADGSVAFASELKGLLRHPLLRQEASFSAVEDFFALGYVPDDNCIVAGIEKLPAGHYLMLERGKGVPAPTCWWAPDFSRRIKASEGEAAEHLVYLMRAAVTDRMVADVPLGAFLSGGVDSSAVVALMAEASAKAVKTCTIGFDQAALDETAYAQQIAERFATDHRTRTVAAGDFALIDRIADMFDEPFADASALPTYRVCELAREEVTVALSGDGADEAFAGYRRLVFQHQEEKLRGLIPGFLRRGVLGPLSHVWPQMDWAPRPLRARATLASLSKSGAEGYAEAVGVTGPVQRARLFNDAAIRGLGDHVAEGRYWKAMAEAPAREPLDRAQYADLKIWLPGDILTKTDRMSMAVSLEAREPLLDYRLVEFAASLPASMRVKGGTGKALLKQAMERYLPHDILYRPKMGFVTPVSAWFRGALAQQAKALATSSTLARSGWFDMAEIERIVAAHQSGRRDHGRLIWQFFMLEKSLAKLFGI from the coding sequence ATGTGCGGCATCGCGGGCATCTATCATCTTGAGACCGCGAAACCGGTCGATCCGGCGCGGCTGCGCGCGATGCTCCAGCCGATGCAGCATCGCGGCCCCGACGGGTCGGGCGAATGGACCGCGCCCGGCGTCGGGCTGGCGCACCTGCGCCTCTCGATCATCGACATTGCGGGCAGCCCGCAGCCGATGGCGAGCGACGATGAGGCGGTGACGCTCACCTACAACGGCGAAATCTATAACTTCCGCGAACTGCGCGCCGAACTCGAGGATCGCGGGCACCGTTTCCGCACCAGCGGCGATACCGAGGTCATCATCGCGGCGTGGCGGCAATGGGGGCCCGAATGCCTGTCGCGGCTCAACGGCATGTTCGCCTTTGCGATCCACGACCATGCGCGCGGCTGCCTGTTCCTCGCGCGCGACCGGCTGGGGGTGAAGCCGCTGCACTATGCGCGGCTGGCGGACGGATCGGTGGCGTTCGCGTCGGAACTGAAAGGGTTGCTGCGCCATCCCCTGCTGCGGCAGGAAGCCAGTTTCTCCGCGGTCGAGGATTTCTTCGCGCTCGGCTATGTCCCCGACGACAATTGCATCGTTGCGGGGATCGAGAAGCTGCCCGCCGGGCATTATCTGATGCTCGAACGCGGCAAGGGCGTGCCCGCGCCGACCTGCTGGTGGGCGCCCGATTTTTCGCGGCGGATCAAGGCGAGCGAGGGCGAGGCGGCCGAACATCTGGTTTATCTGATGCGCGCCGCCGTGACCGACCGCATGGTCGCCGACGTGCCCTTGGGCGCCTTTCTGTCGGGCGGGGTCGATTCGAGCGCGGTCGTCGCGCTGATGGCCGAGGCGAGCGCGAAGGCGGTCAAGACCTGCACGATCGGGTTCGACCAAGCGGCGCTCGACGAGACGGCCTATGCGCAGCAAATCGCCGAGCGCTTCGCGACCGATCACCGCACGCGCACGGTGGCGGCGGGCGATTTCGCGCTGATCGACCGGATCGCCGACATGTTCGACGAACCCTTTGCCGACGCGAGCGCGCTGCCGACGTACCGGGTGTGCGAGCTGGCGCGCGAGGAGGTGACGGTGGCTTTGTCGGGCGACGGCGCCGACGAGGCGTTTGCGGGCTATCGGCGGCTGGTGTTCCAGCATCAGGAAGAAAAGCTGCGCGGGCTGATCCCCGGTTTCCTGCGCCGCGGTGTGCTGGGCCCGCTATCGCATGTCTGGCCGCAGATGGACTGGGCGCCGCGTCCGCTCCGCGCGCGTGCAACGCTCGCCAGCCTGTCGAAGAGCGGCGCGGAGGGTTATGCCGAGGCGGTCGGGGTGACGGGACCGGTGCAGCGCGCGCGGCTGTTCAACGATGCAGCGATCCGCGGGCTGGGCGATCATGTCGCCGAGGGGCGATACTGGAAGGCGATGGCGGAGGCGCCCGCGCGCGAACCGCTCGACCGCGCGCAATATGCCGACCTCAAAATCTGGCTGCCCGGCGACATTTTGACCAAGACCGACCGGATGAGCATGGCGGTCAGCCTGGAGGCGCGCGAGCCTTTGCTCGATTACCGGCTCGTCGAGTTCGCCGCGAGCCTGCCCGCGTCGATGCGGGTCAAGGGCGGCACGGGCAAGGCGCTATTGAAGCAGGCGATGGAACGCTATCTGCCGCACGACATCCTCTATCGGCCCAAGATGGGGTTCGTGACGCCAGTGTCGGCCTGGTTCCGCGGCGCGCTCGCCCAGCAGGCGAAGGCGCTGGCAACCTCGTCTACGCTTGCCCGGAGCGGCTGGTTCGACATGGCCGAGATCGAGCGGATCGTCGCCGCGCACCAGTCGGGCCGCCGCGACCATGGGCGGTTGATCTGGCAATTTTTCATGCTGGAAAAGTCGCTGGCGAAGCTGTTCGGGATCTGA
- a CDS encoding EpsI domain-containing exosortase, protein MTRWQRHLVTLALLAAVILALFWRDAADMAGIWWNSSTFTHCLLMVPLIGWLVAQRIDLLRPLAPTFWWPALLWMTGAGCVWLVGEAAGVALFRQLGLVLMLQGAVGVALGEKLVRGLLFPLAYALLLVPFGEELVPLLQTFTAHISVALLHLSGFAAEMQGVFITTRAGFFEVAEECSGVNFLIAMLAYAAFAAHLCFKSWTRRIVFVVAALATTILANALRAYGTMLAAEVWGIEAAGGIDHIVYGWIFFGLVILIVMLAARRWFDRPANDAAVDVRGLEGPIRFAGPGRAVLPAALLLPLLFAAWGLLVAGRSAPLPPTMAVEAPPGWREARVGGIPWTPRFDGADQRLLRHFANAKGQVVTVAIGGYERQAEGREVVAFGQGAVDPDSRWAWSAALPAVDGGKTERLLHPGPVLRDAATWYVVGGDVTGSARSAKLAGLKARLAGGDPRALTLIVSSETAQGGRDAIRDFVSASGGARAMADRALKSR, encoded by the coding sequence ATGACACGCTGGCAGCGCCATCTGGTCACGCTGGCCTTGCTGGCGGCGGTGATCCTCGCGCTCTTCTGGCGCGACGCCGCCGACATGGCGGGCATCTGGTGGAACAGTTCGACCTTTACCCATTGCCTGCTGATGGTGCCGCTGATCGGCTGGCTGGTCGCGCAGCGGATCGACCTGTTGCGCCCGCTGGCGCCGACCTTCTGGTGGCCCGCGTTGCTGTGGATGACGGGGGCGGGGTGCGTCTGGCTCGTCGGCGAGGCGGCGGGGGTGGCGTTGTTCCGCCAGCTCGGCCTCGTGCTGATGCTCCAGGGCGCGGTGGGCGTCGCGCTCGGCGAAAAGCTGGTGCGCGGGCTGCTCTTCCCGCTCGCCTATGCGCTGCTGCTCGTTCCCTTCGGCGAGGAGCTGGTGCCGCTGCTCCAGACCTTTACCGCACATATCAGCGTCGCGCTGCTCCACCTGTCGGGCTTCGCTGCCGAGATGCAGGGCGTGTTCATCACCACGCGCGCGGGTTTTTTCGAGGTGGCCGAGGAATGTTCGGGAGTCAATTTCCTGATCGCGATGCTCGCCTATGCCGCGTTCGCGGCGCATCTTTGCTTCAAGAGCTGGACGCGGCGGATCGTCTTTGTCGTCGCCGCGCTCGCGACGACGATCCTGGCCAATGCGCTGCGCGCCTATGGGACGATGCTCGCGGCCGAGGTCTGGGGGATCGAGGCGGCGGGCGGGATCGACCATATTGTCTATGGCTGGATCTTCTTCGGCCTCGTCATCCTGATCGTGATGCTGGCGGCGCGGCGCTGGTTCGACCGGCCCGCGAACGACGCCGCCGTGGATGTGCGTGGGCTGGAGGGGCCGATCCGTTTTGCGGGGCCGGGCCGCGCGGTGCTGCCCGCCGCCTTGCTCTTGCCGCTGCTGTTCGCCGCATGGGGTCTGCTCGTCGCCGGGCGCAGCGCGCCGTTGCCGCCCACCATGGCGGTCGAGGCGCCGCCGGGCTGGCGCGAAGCGCGTGTCGGCGGCATCCCCTGGACGCCGCGCTTCGACGGCGCCGACCAGCGGCTTTTGCGGCACTTTGCGAACGCGAAGGGGCAGGTCGTGACCGTCGCGATCGGCGGTTATGAGCGCCAGGCCGAGGGGCGCGAGGTCGTCGCCTTCGGGCAGGGCGCGGTCGATCCCGACAGCCGATGGGCGTGGAGCGCGGCGCTGCCCGCCGTCGATGGGGGCAAGACCGAACGCCTGCTGCACCCCGGCCCGGTGCTGCGCGACGCCGCGACCTGGTATGTCGTCGGCGGCGACGTGACGGGCAGCGCGCGTTCGGCCAAGCTGGCGGGGCTGAAAGCGCGCCTTGCCGGCGGCGACCCGCGCGCGCTGACGCTGATCGTGTCGAGCGAGACGGCGCAGGGCGGGCGCGATGCGATCAGGGATTTCGTTTCCGCGTCGGGCGGAGCCAGGGCGATGGCTGACCGCGCGCTCAAAAGCCGCTAG
- a CDS encoding TIGR03087 family PEP-CTERM/XrtA system glycosyltransferase, protein MPEILFLVHRAPWPPDRGDRIRSWHMFEALAKLAPVHVAALADNDADAALARAKLAPLCKSLAIEGRRVSRPIALAEAVLRREPVSIHLFRSKALARQVDALIGRGDISHIVAFSGQMAQYLPARFDGPVLMDFVDVDSAKFGAYAKQDRRQPLNWVHRREARVLGAYEVGIARRVAASLFVSEAEAALFRQKSGLAADKVLAVGNGIDTDRFDPALPFDPVGHGDGPLAVFTGQMDYRPNIDAARWFAADILPLIRRRHPAARFAVVGRAPSAEVRALAKQPGVIVTGEVPDVRPWLAAADAVVAPLLLARGVQNKLLEAMAMARPVVASAAAATGIDAAPGEHLLVADDAAAMADAVCMLFGDRDAAAHMGQAARARMIARYGWDARMAPLGALLGLPA, encoded by the coding sequence ATGCCTGAAATCCTGTTCCTCGTGCATCGCGCGCCGTGGCCGCCCGACCGCGGCGACCGCATCCGCAGCTGGCATATGTTCGAGGCGCTGGCGAAACTGGCGCCGGTGCATGTGGCGGCGCTCGCCGATAATGATGCCGATGCCGCACTTGCGCGCGCGAAACTGGCGCCGCTTTGCAAGAGCCTGGCGATCGAAGGGCGCCGGGTGTCGCGTCCGATCGCCTTGGCAGAGGCCGTGCTGCGCCGTGAGCCGGTGTCGATCCACCTGTTTCGGAGCAAGGCCCTGGCGCGTCAGGTCGATGCGCTGATCGGGCGGGGCGACATCAGCCATATCGTCGCCTTTTCGGGGCAGATGGCGCAATATCTGCCCGCCCGGTTCGACGGCCCGGTGCTGATGGATTTCGTCGACGTCGATTCGGCCAAGTTCGGCGCCTACGCCAAGCAGGACAGGCGCCAGCCGCTCAACTGGGTGCATCGGCGCGAGGCGCGGGTGCTCGGCGCCTATGAGGTCGGGATCGCGCGGCGCGTCGCCGCCAGCCTGTTCGTCAGCGAGGCCGAAGCGGCGCTCTTTCGGCAAAAGAGCGGGTTGGCGGCCGATAAGGTGCTGGCGGTCGGGAACGGGATCGACACCGATCGTTTCGACCCGGCGCTGCCGTTTGATCCGGTGGGTCATGGCGACGGGCCGCTTGCGGTGTTCACCGGGCAGATGGACTATCGCCCCAATATCGACGCGGCGCGCTGGTTCGCCGCCGATATTTTGCCGCTGATCCGGCGGCGACACCCCGCGGCGCGCTTCGCGGTCGTCGGGCGCGCGCCGAGCGCGGAGGTGCGCGCGCTCGCGAAGCAGCCCGGCGTGATCGTGACCGGCGAAGTGCCCGACGTGCGGCCGTGGCTTGCCGCCGCCGACGCGGTGGTGGCCCCGCTCCTGCTCGCGCGCGGTGTGCAGAACAAATTGCTCGAGGCGATGGCGATGGCGCGACCGGTAGTGGCGAGCGCCGCCGCGGCGACGGGAATCGACGCGGCGCCGGGCGAACATCTGCTCGTCGCGGATGATGCCGCGGCGATGGCCGACGCGGTGTGCATGCTGTTCGGCGATCGCGATGCGGCGGCGCACATGGGACAGGCGGCACGCGCACGGATGATCGCGCGCTATGGCTGGGACGCGCGCATGGCGCCGCTTGGCGCATTGCTGGGGCTGCCCGCATGA
- a CDS encoding FemAB family XrtA/PEP-CTERM system-associated protein, whose translation MKAFAGTPLSDAAEWDAYVAAHPQATPFHSRAWCEAITRATGHRCHLVTARDARGGLTGLLPLHHIRSPLFGQALVGSGFAVGGGILADDRAVAATLASGAAEMARALGVPSVELRGGPLPEGEGWMRDEGVYAGFARDLAGDDDAELLAIPRKQRAEVRKARASALTVTIGRDDAERDDHYRVYATSVRNLGTPVFPKSLFDAVLDAFGEGADILTVRDGGRPIASVLSLYWRGVVMPYWGGGLADARRLRANELMYFALMSHARARQCIAFDFGRSKVGTGPCYYKKNWGFEPQPLAYARWLAPGRRARDTNPNSAKYRMQVDLWKRLPLWAANRIGPLIARGLG comes from the coding sequence ATGAAGGCGTTCGCTGGCACACCGCTGTCCGACGCGGCCGAATGGGACGCCTATGTCGCGGCCCATCCGCAGGCGACACCGTTCCACAGCCGAGCGTGGTGTGAGGCGATCACCAGGGCGACCGGGCATCGATGCCATCTGGTGACCGCGCGCGATGCGCGCGGCGGCCTGACCGGGCTGCTGCCGCTGCACCACATCCGCTCGCCACTGTTCGGGCAGGCGCTCGTCGGTAGCGGCTTTGCCGTCGGCGGCGGCATCTTGGCCGACGATCGCGCCGTGGCCGCGACGCTGGCAAGCGGCGCGGCGGAGATGGCGCGGGCACTCGGCGTGCCGTCGGTCGAACTACGCGGCGGCCCGCTGCCCGAAGGCGAGGGCTGGATGCGCGACGAGGGCGTCTATGCGGGCTTTGCGCGCGACCTCGCCGGTGATGACGACGCCGAACTGCTCGCCATCCCGCGCAAGCAGCGCGCCGAGGTGCGCAAGGCGCGGGCGAGCGCGCTGACCGTTACCATCGGGCGTGACGATGCTGAACGGGACGATCATTATCGCGTTTACGCCACCAGCGTCCGCAATCTTGGCACGCCCGTTTTTCCCAAGAGCCTGTTCGATGCGGTGCTCGACGCCTTTGGCGAGGGTGCCGACATATTGACCGTGCGCGACGGCGGACGGCCGATAGCCAGTGTGCTCAGTCTTTATTGGCGCGGCGTGGTGATGCCCTATTGGGGCGGTGGGCTCGCCGACGCGCGGCGCCTCCGTGCCAATGAGTTGATGTATTTCGCTTTGATGAGTCACGCTCGGGCGAGGCAGTGCATCGCTTTCGATTTCGGGCGGTCGAAGGTCGGCACCGGTCCCTGTTACTACAAGAAGAATTGGGGTTTCGAGCCGCAGCCGCTCGCCTATGCGCGCTGGCTCGCGCCGGGGCGGCGCGCGCGCGATACCAATCCGAACAGCGCGAAATACCGGATGCAGGTCGATCTGTGGAAGCGGCTGCCGCTGTGGGCGGCGAACCGCATCGGCCCGCTGATCGCGCGCGGATTGGGGTGA
- a CDS encoding XrtA system polysaccharide deacetylase yields the protein MQNGLSVDVEDWFQVGAFERTIDRADWPTLECRVEANCDAVLKIFADAGVKGTFFTLGWVAERYPALIRRIVAAGHELASHGYDHKRVFAMTADEFAADLLKTRAILEDIGGVAVRGYRAPSFSVDARTPWAHPVLAEQGYAYSSSVAPVVHDHYGWPQSPRHAWRPVTGSDLVEWPVTTARFAGRTLAAGGGGFMRMLPYGFTRWAIAQMNAEGHPAILYFHPWEIDPGQPRVADASIRSKIRHYSGLSAMAGKLKKLLADFDWTRADALLPAQQQRAAPWQAAA from the coding sequence ATGCAGAACGGCCTGTCGGTCGATGTCGAGGACTGGTTTCAGGTCGGCGCCTTTGAGCGCACGATCGACCGCGCCGACTGGCCGACGCTCGAATGCCGGGTCGAGGCGAATTGCGACGCGGTGCTGAAGATTTTCGCCGATGCGGGGGTGAAAGGCACATTTTTCACATTGGGCTGGGTCGCCGAACGCTATCCGGCGCTGATCCGCCGCATCGTCGCGGCGGGGCACGAACTGGCGAGCCACGGCTATGACCACAAGCGCGTGTTCGCGATGACGGCGGACGAGTTTGCGGCCGACCTTCTGAAAACGCGCGCGATCCTTGAAGACATCGGCGGCGTCGCCGTGCGCGGTTATCGCGCGCCCAGCTTTTCGGTCGACGCACGCACGCCCTGGGCCCATCCTGTGCTCGCCGAACAGGGCTATGCCTATTCGTCAAGCGTCGCGCCGGTGGTCCACGACCATTATGGCTGGCCGCAAAGCCCGCGCCATGCGTGGCGGCCGGTCACGGGCAGCGACCTCGTCGAATGGCCGGTGACGACCGCGCGTTTCGCCGGGCGGACGCTGGCGGCGGGCGGCGGCGGCTTCATGCGAATGCTGCCCTATGGCTTCACGCGCTGGGCGATCGCGCAAATGAATGCCGAGGGGCATCCGGCGATCCTCTATTTCCATCCGTGGGAGATCGACCCCGGCCAACCGCGCGTCGCCGATGCGTCGATCCGGTCGAAGATCCGTCATTACAGCGGCTTGTCGGCCATGGCGGGCAAGCTGAAGAAACTGCTCGCCGATTTCGACTGGACGCGCGCCGACGCGCTGCTGCCCGCGCAGCAGCAGCGCGCTGCGCCTTGGCAGGCCGCGGCGTGA
- a CDS encoding XrtA/PEP-CTERM system-associated ATPase, translating into MYDQYYGFTGRPFQLTPDPHFYFESGTHRKAMSYLGYGLAQGEGFIVITGDVGAGKTTLVGHLMNTIDPSRLTAVKLVSTQVEGDDLLRLVAEQFGIDWEGQSKAELLRSMEQYLREQARAGKRTLLIVDEGQNLAVSALEELRMLSNFQLGGHSLLQIFLLGQPEFRQTLFHSPTLEQLRQRVIATHHLDPMEPEEVEPYILHRLGKVGWTGNPSFSPDAFEEIFDYSEGVPRKLNVLVSRLLLYGAVEQMNRITAQNVRSVIAEIEADRGIDASTLAPLPVEEVVAAAATAAAPTPAPFAPPAAANETASEWPRRVDEPAADAPAPFAAPAEPARIVALASQPVAEAEDTASAVPAVDPDHLAALEKQVASLEARLVEQDEALRRVLDLLIEWVERDPENAPNPAKSQTWAA; encoded by the coding sequence ATGTACGATCAGTATTATGGTTTCACCGGCCGTCCGTTCCAGCTGACGCCAGATCCGCATTTCTATTTCGAGAGCGGGACGCACCGCAAGGCGATGTCCTATCTGGGCTATGGCCTCGCGCAGGGCGAGGGCTTCATCGTCATCACCGGCGACGTCGGTGCGGGCAAGACGACGCTCGTCGGCCATCTGATGAACACGATCGACCCCAGCCGGCTGACCGCGGTCAAGCTGGTGTCGACGCAGGTTGAGGGCGACGATCTGCTCCGCCTTGTCGCCGAACAATTCGGCATCGACTGGGAAGGGCAGAGCAAGGCCGAACTGCTGCGGTCGATGGAACAATATCTGCGCGAACAGGCGCGCGCGGGCAAACGCACGCTGCTGATCGTCGATGAGGGACAAAATCTCGCCGTTTCGGCGCTCGAAGAACTGCGGATGCTGTCGAACTTCCAGCTCGGCGGTCATTCGCTCCTGCAAATCTTCCTGCTCGGCCAGCCCGAGTTCCGCCAGACGCTGTTCCACTCGCCGACGCTCGAGCAATTGCGCCAGCGCGTGATCGCGACGCATCACCTCGACCCGATGGAGCCCGAAGAGGTCGAACCCTATATCCTCCACCGTCTCGGCAAGGTCGGCTGGACGGGCAACCCCAGCTTCAGCCCCGACGCTTTCGAGGAAATCTTCGATTACAGCGAAGGCGTGCCGCGCAAGCTCAATGTGCTGGTCAGCCGCCTGCTGCTGTATGGCGCGGTCGAACAGATGAACCGCATCACCGCGCAGAATGTCCGCTCGGTGATCGCCGAGATCGAGGCCGACCGCGGCATCGACGCATCGACGCTCGCGCCGCTGCCGGTCGAGGAGGTCGTCGCGGCCGCCGCCACCGCCGCCGCACCGACCCCGGCGCCCTTTGCGCCGCCCGCCGCGGCGAACGAAACGGCATCCGAATGGCCGCGCCGCGTGGACGAGCCTGCTGCCGACGCCCCCGCGCCCTTCGCCGCGCCAGCCGAACCAGCGCGCATTGTCGCGCTGGCCTCGCAGCCTGTCGCCGAGGCAGAAGATACCGCGTCCGCGGTTCCGGCGGTCGATCCAGACCATCTCGCCGCGCTGGAAAAGCAGGTTGCATCGCTCGAGGCGCGGCTCGTCGAACAGGACGAAGCGCTGCGCCGTGTGCTCGACCTGCTCATCGAATGGGTCGAGCGCGATCCCGAAAACGCGCCCAATCCGGCAAAGTCGCAGACCTGGGCGGCCTGA
- a CDS encoding P-loop NTPase gives MNDQRKIKRPPSLLERAADMFGLDPVGNAPTIDVSSLPPEPEKKAKKVKAEPVAGAPTAEHCEPVVETAPSPGKELAKAAPAIVPTRQGTIDRERLAAHGMVVPGTPVTGISEEYRIVKRELIRNIGGAGNRPILPRGHRVLIASANPGEGKTFSAVNLALSLAVEADHDVLLIDADIAKPSVLDTLGLENGPGLMDALADPHLAVGDCLIQTDIPGLKVMPAGAHHMHDTELLASARTEALLAQLEAGAPGRILILDSPPILAASPAAVLAGHVGQTILVVRADTTLESALRDAIGLMGACPQIQLLLNGVKFSPGGRRFGTYYGQGSA, from the coding sequence ATGAACGACCAACGCAAAATCAAGCGTCCACCCTCGCTGCTCGAACGCGCTGCCGACATGTTCGGGCTCGACCCCGTCGGCAATGCGCCGACGATCGACGTATCGAGCCTGCCGCCCGAACCGGAGAAGAAGGCGAAGAAGGTCAAGGCGGAGCCCGTCGCCGGTGCGCCGACCGCCGAACACTGCGAACCCGTCGTCGAAACCGCACCGTCGCCGGGCAAGGAGCTTGCAAAGGCCGCGCCCGCGATCGTGCCGACGCGGCAGGGGACGATCGATCGCGAGCGGCTTGCGGCGCACGGGATGGTCGTGCCGGGCACCCCGGTCACGGGCATTTCCGAAGAATATCGCATCGTGAAGCGCGAGTTGATCCGCAATATCGGCGGCGCGGGCAATCGCCCGATCCTGCCGCGCGGGCACCGCGTGCTGATCGCCTCGGCCAATCCGGGCGAGGGCAAGACCTTTTCGGCGGTCAATCTGGCGCTCAGCCTGGCAGTCGAGGCCGATCACGACGTGCTGCTGATCGACGCCGACATTGCGAAGCCGAGCGTGCTCGACACGCTCGGGCTGGAAAATGGCCCCGGCCTGATGGATGCGCTCGCCGACCCGCATCTGGCGGTTGGCGACTGCCTGATCCAGACCGACATTCCGGGGCTGAAAGTCATGCCCGCGGGCGCGCATCACATGCACGACACCGAATTGCTCGCCTCGGCGCGGACGGAGGCGCTGCTCGCGCAGCTCGAAGCCGGGGCGCCGGGGCGCATCCTGATCCTCGATTCGCCGCCGATTCTCGCGGCATCGCCCGCGGCGGTGCTCGCGGGGCATGTCGGACAGACGATCCTGGTCGTGCGCGCCGACACGACGCTTGAAAGCGCGCTGCGCGACGCGATCGGGCTGATGGGCGCGTGTCCGCAGATCCAGCTGCTTCTGAACGGGGTCAAATTCTCGCCGGGCGGGCGCCGCTTCGGCACCTATTACGGACAGGGAAGCGCCTGA
- a CDS encoding XrtA system polysaccharide chain length determinant, whose amino-acid sequence MNSLYDELRVALHSVWTRRWLVLAVAWGICILGWLAIASIPNRYDSRARLLVDVNEILPDDAQIGGGRAQIDQIRETLTSARNMEKVAATTGLLPAGASERDKANAVAMLQKNIKVVPQQDNIFEITSSIAIGSLSDADNAKLASAVLESLITVFRDDQLRGGRMNAREGLKFLDAQIADREKALREVEARRAAFEAQNIGLVPGGAGSPAQRVETARAELSQIDSQLVAAQAQLAAANGQLASTPATIPGVGGVGGSVARQQLAGAQNELSAMRSRGLTDAHPDVIALKSQIASLKAQADREGSGGGGGVQNPAYASLAAMRAERQATVSALTARKSQLMGDIARITAQQIQNPGIAAEYDRINGEYTAFKAQYDKLLAQREQVRLRGEVQTETDAIRIELLDPPSKPTSPAAPNRPLFLTLVLLAGIGGGVGVAFGLSQVRTSYATAARLERASGLPVIGSITEVLTPERQRDRRKKLVWLAGGGGALVGLYALLLVVEFIQRGMVA is encoded by the coding sequence ATGAACAGCCTCTACGACGAACTCCGGGTGGCACTGCACAGCGTCTGGACGCGCCGGTGGCTTGTCCTTGCAGTCGCGTGGGGCATCTGCATCCTCGGCTGGCTGGCGATCGCGTCGATCCCCAACCGCTATGACAGCCGTGCGCGCCTGCTCGTCGACGTCAACGAAATCCTGCCCGACGACGCGCAGATCGGCGGCGGCCGCGCACAGATCGACCAGATCCGCGAGACGCTGACCAGCGCGCGCAACATGGAAAAGGTCGCGGCGACGACGGGCCTGCTGCCCGCGGGCGCGAGCGAGCGCGACAAGGCCAACGCGGTGGCGATGCTGCAAAAAAATATCAAGGTCGTGCCGCAGCAGGACAATATCTTCGAAATCACCTCCAGCATCGCCATCGGCAGCCTGTCCGACGCCGACAATGCGAAGCTGGCGTCGGCTGTGCTCGAAAGCCTGATTACCGTGTTCCGCGACGACCAGCTGCGCGGCGGCCGGATGAATGCGCGCGAAGGGCTGAAGTTCCTGGACGCGCAGATCGCCGACCGCGAAAAGGCGCTGCGCGAGGTCGAGGCGCGGCGCGCGGCGTTCGAGGCGCAGAATATCGGGCTGGTCCCCGGCGGCGCCGGATCGCCCGCGCAGCGCGTCGAGACGGCGCGCGCGGAACTCAGTCAGATCGATTCGCAGCTTGTCGCCGCGCAGGCGCAACTGGCGGCGGCGAACGGCCAGCTTGCCTCGACTCCCGCAACCATCCCCGGCGTCGGCGGTGTTGGCGGGAGTGTCGCGCGACAGCAGCTGGCGGGTGCGCAGAATGAACTGTCGGCGATGCGTTCGCGCGGGCTGACCGACGCGCACCCCGATGTGATTGCCTTGAAGAGCCAGATCGCCTCGCTGAAGGCGCAGGCCGACCGCGAAGGATCGGGGGGCGGCGGCGGTGTCCAGAACCCGGCCTATGCGTCGCTCGCCGCGATGCGCGCCGAACGACAGGCGACGGTGAGCGCGCTGACGGCACGCAAGAGCCAGTTGATGGGCGACATTGCGCGGATCACCGCGCAGCAGATCCAGAACCCCGGCATCGCCGCCGAATATGACCGGATCAATGGCGAATATACTGCGTTCAAGGCGCAATATGACAAGCTGCTCGCGCAGCGCGAACAGGTGCGGCTGCGCGGCGAAGTGCAGACCGAAACCGACGCGATCCGCATCGAACTGCTCGACCCGCCGTCGAAACCGACAAGTCCGGCGGCACCCAACCGGCCGCTGTTCCTGACGCTGGTGCTGCTCGCGGGCATCGGCGGCGGGGTCGGTGTCGCCTTTGGCCTGTCGCAGGTGCGGACAAGCTATGCGACCGCCGCGCGCCTCGAGCGCGCGAGCGGCCTGCCGGTGATCGGGTCGATCACCGAAGTCTTGACGCCGGAGCGCCAGCGCGACCGCCGCAAGAAGCTCGTCTGGCTGGCAGGGGGAGGAGGCGCGCTCGTCGGGCTTTATGCGTTGCTGCTGGTCGTAGAGTTCATCCAGCGCGGCATGGTTGCGTGA